Proteins encoded together in one Sinorhizobium sp. B11 window:
- a CDS encoding NarK/NasA family nitrate transporter — MTVIKKAQPMSAGEPAKALWISTVAFTLCFAVWTIFAIIGIRIKQELGLNEAEFGLLIGTPVLTGSLVRIVLGIWTGRYGGRLVYTLTMLAAAVATFLLSYAHTYTQMLIAGLGVGLAGGSFAVGVAYVSPFFPAEKQGTALGIFGAGNVGAAVTKFAAPFVLLAWGWQAVAEIWAAGLALMAIIFWFTTTDDPAFRLRRERGVASKSLAQEFAPLQNLQVWRFSLYYFFAFGGFVALSLWLPRYLVGVYGFNLEAAGMIAAAYSIPGSIFRAFGGVLSDKKGARSVMYTMFAVSAVATLILSLPASTITPVIFIVVIFVLGFFMSLGKAAVYKHIPAYYPESVGAVGGIVGMMGGLGGFILPIAFGLLKDMTGLWSSCFLLLFAIVAISLIWMHLSVKQLSRQGHSAPVAAT, encoded by the coding sequence ATGACTGTCATCAAGAAAGCGCAGCCCATGTCCGCCGGCGAACCAGCCAAAGCACTGTGGATCTCCACGGTCGCCTTCACGCTCTGTTTTGCGGTCTGGACGATCTTTGCGATCATCGGCATTCGCATCAAGCAGGAACTCGGGCTGAACGAAGCCGAGTTCGGACTGCTTATCGGCACCCCTGTGCTGACCGGCTCGCTCGTGCGCATCGTGCTTGGCATCTGGACCGGACGTTACGGCGGCCGTCTCGTTTATACGCTGACCATGCTTGCCGCTGCAGTCGCAACCTTTCTGCTCTCCTACGCCCACACCTATACGCAGATGCTGATCGCCGGCTTGGGTGTCGGGCTCGCCGGCGGCTCGTTTGCGGTCGGCGTCGCCTATGTCTCGCCCTTCTTTCCAGCGGAGAAGCAAGGTACCGCACTTGGCATCTTCGGTGCAGGCAATGTGGGCGCGGCCGTGACAAAATTCGCAGCCCCCTTCGTGCTTTTGGCTTGGGGCTGGCAGGCAGTCGCTGAAATATGGGCGGCCGGTCTGGCGCTGATGGCAATCATTTTCTGGTTCACCACAACGGATGATCCGGCCTTTCGTCTTCGCCGCGAACGCGGCGTCGCCTCCAAAAGCCTCGCCCAGGAATTCGCGCCATTGCAGAACCTTCAGGTCTGGCGCTTCTCACTCTATTACTTCTTCGCCTTCGGCGGCTTCGTTGCCCTCTCGCTGTGGCTGCCGCGCTATCTTGTCGGTGTCTACGGCTTCAATCTGGAAGCTGCCGGCATGATCGCCGCTGCCTATTCGATCCCGGGCAGCATCTTCCGTGCCTTCGGCGGCGTGCTGTCGGACAAGAAGGGCGCGCGCAGCGTGATGTACACGATGTTTGCCGTGTCAGCCGTGGCTACGCTCATCCTGTCGCTGCCTGCTTCCACCATCACGCCCGTCATCTTCATCGTGGTCATCTTCGTGCTCGGCTTCTTCATGAGCCTCGGCAAGGCTGCCGTCTACAAGCACATTCCGGCCTATTACCCAGAGAGCGTCGGCGCCGTTGGCGGCATCGTCGGGATGATGGGCGGCCTTGGTGGCTTCATCCTTCCGATCGCCTTTGGCCTCCTCAAGGACATGACCGGCCTCTGGTCGAGCTGTTTCCTGCTGCTCTTCGCAATCGTCGCGATCTCACTCATCTGGATGCACCTGTCCGTCAAGCAACTATCGCGCCAGGGCCACTCCGCGCCCGTGGCTGCAACCTGA
- a CDS encoding ANTAR domain-containing response regulator, whose amino-acid sequence MSRLDLTILVIDENTIRASIIEEGLREAGHARVTVIHEVQGVARIIDTLRPDVIIIDIENPNRDMMEHLFQLTRTVGRPIAMFVDRSDTASIEAAVDAGVSAYIVDGLKKERVKPILDMAVSRFNAFDRLQRELADAKSALEERKIVERAKGILMKMRGLSEEEAFALLRQTAMNEKKKMSDIAQSVVTAAGLLM is encoded by the coding sequence ATGAGCCGGCTCGATCTGACCATCCTTGTGATCGATGAAAATACCATTCGCGCCTCCATCATCGAGGAGGGGCTGCGAGAGGCCGGCCATGCGCGCGTGACGGTCATCCACGAAGTCCAAGGCGTGGCGCGTATTATCGATACGCTGAGGCCCGACGTCATCATCATCGATATCGAGAACCCCAATCGCGACATGATGGAGCATCTGTTCCAGTTGACCCGTACGGTCGGCAGGCCGATTGCCATGTTCGTCGACCGCTCCGACACGGCCTCCATCGAGGCAGCAGTGGATGCCGGCGTGTCGGCATACATCGTCGACGGGTTGAAGAAGGAACGCGTCAAACCCATTCTCGATATGGCGGTCAGCCGCTTCAATGCATTCGACCGGCTGCAACGCGAACTTGCCGATGCCAAGTCGGCCCTCGAGGAGCGCAAGATCGTCGAACGCGCCAAAGGCATATTGATGAAGATGCGTGGCCTGTCGGAGGAGGAAGCGTTTGCGCTGCTTCGTCAGACGGCAATGAACGAGAAAAAGAAGATGTCCGACATCGCCCAGAGCGTCGTGACCGCAGCAGGGCTTTTAATGTGA
- a CDS encoding ABC transporter substrate-binding protein, translated as MNMMTKSLNPDAGLPAPAHANGEGSRTLRAGFIPLVDASVLIAAAEFGFAKREGLTLDLVKDVSWANIRDRLAFRQFDIAHMLSPMPVASMLGLGSNPSPTITPFSLGRGGNAITLSARLFDRMRDAENLSESASALENAKALAKVLAEMKASSEPLPTFGVTYPFSSHNYEFRYWLAAGGIDPDKDVKLVVVPPPLTSDALAAGAIDGFCVGAPWNMVASERGVGRIVAAKQDIWPSAPEKVIGMRPEWADSHPETVSRLIVALDATARWCDQPDNHDALAEALADARYIAAPVHIIRHVLAGEFSLDAKGNRRIIDNYFMFHSGFANYPRTSQALWIYSQMIRWGQAELGLNPARAAASAYRPDLYRAALGEGSAPIDADVRIEGADEADRFMDGHVFDPSKLPDYVAGFAVKSVLPFASSSEGI; from the coding sequence GTGAACATGATGACGAAAAGCCTCAATCCCGATGCCGGTCTGCCAGCGCCCGCCCATGCCAACGGCGAAGGCTCCAGAACCCTGAGAGCCGGCTTCATTCCGCTCGTCGACGCTTCCGTGCTTATCGCGGCAGCGGAATTTGGCTTTGCCAAGCGGGAAGGCTTGACGCTCGATCTCGTCAAGGACGTCTCCTGGGCAAACATTCGCGACCGCCTCGCTTTCCGGCAGTTCGATATCGCCCACATGCTCTCGCCGATGCCCGTTGCCTCCATGCTCGGCCTTGGCTCCAATCCATCACCGACGATTACACCCTTCTCTCTCGGGCGCGGCGGTAATGCAATCACGCTCTCAGCCCGCCTGTTCGACAGGATGCGGGACGCCGAGAACCTATCGGAAAGCGCCAGCGCGCTGGAAAACGCCAAGGCATTGGCAAAGGTGCTAGCAGAGATGAAGGCGAGCAGCGAGCCGCTGCCGACTTTCGGCGTCACCTATCCCTTTTCCTCGCACAATTACGAATTCCGCTACTGGCTTGCCGCCGGCGGCATCGATCCGGACAAGGACGTCAAACTCGTCGTCGTGCCGCCTCCGCTGACCTCCGACGCGCTGGCCGCCGGCGCGATCGATGGTTTCTGTGTCGGCGCACCCTGGAACATGGTTGCCTCAGAGCGTGGCGTCGGTCGTATCGTCGCCGCCAAACAGGATATCTGGCCATCTGCACCGGAAAAGGTGATCGGCATGCGCCCGGAATGGGCAGACAGCCATCCGGAAACAGTCTCCCGACTGATCGTCGCCCTCGACGCGACGGCACGCTGGTGCGACCAGCCGGACAACCACGATGCACTGGCCGAGGCCCTGGCGGATGCCCGCTACATCGCAGCACCGGTTCACATCATCCGCCATGTGCTGGCAGGCGAGTTCAGCCTCGACGCAAAAGGGAACCGGCGCATCATCGACAATTACTTCATGTTCCATTCGGGTTTTGCCAATTATCCTCGCACCAGCCAGGCACTCTGGATCTACAGTCAGATGATCCGCTGGGGTCAGGCCGAACTCGGACTCAATCCAGCACGCGCAGCTGCTTCCGCCTACCGCCCTGACCTCTATCGCGCAGCCCTTGGCGAGGGCAGCGCACCGATCGATGCCGACGTGCGCATCGAAGGGGCCGACGAAGCCGACCGCTTCATGGATGGTCACGTTTTCGACCCATCGAAACTGCCGGATTATGTTGCGGGCTTTGCGGTAAAGAGCGTCTTGCCCTTCGCTTCCAGCAGCGAAGGAATTTAA
- a CDS encoding molybdopterin-dependent oxidoreductase, whose product MGAEVKTTCPYCGVGCGVIAKVDDTGTVTVKGDPEHPANFGRLCSKGSALAETIDLDGRLFHPEIKGREAGWDEALDLVASRFSETISEHGPDSVAFYVSGQLLTEDYYVANKLMKGFIGSANIDTNSRLCMSSSVAGHRRAFGSDTVPGLYEDLELADLVILTGSNLAWCHPVVYQRLAAAKATRPGLKIVVIDPRRTMTCDIADLHLAIRPDGDVALFMGLLAHLAASPAIDQNYIGAYTEGFGAAFAAAAALTVDDLLERTGLPAMQVREFFRLFETTEKVVTCYSQGVNQSASGTDKVNAIINCHLATGRIGRPGMGPFSLTGQPNAMGGREVGGLANMLAAHMAIESAVDRDRVRRFWNRPDIAAKPGLKAVDLFRAVEEGRVKALWIMATNPVVSMPDARRVEAAIAACPFVVVSDMLRETDTTRHAHVLLPSLGWGEKDGTVTNSERRISRQRPFLALPGEARADWWQMAEVGRRMGFAAFDYRSPADIFAEHAALSAFENDGSRDFDIGAYAKTEPADYNALKPFQWPQPFGAQKRETRFFAKGGFFHSDRKARFIAVEAPATDRTDSAYPFTLNTGRIRDQWHTMTRTGKSARLSSHIAEPFAEIHPRDAMELGVADAALVQIESSHGKAIIRALVTDRQARGSVFVPMHWSDQNSAEARIGAVVKPATDPVSGQPASKNVAVAVSRYRVAAYGFAVSLAKPDVADADYWALAKADGGWRLELAFHDGIEDWTAWCRKSFAIADHIEPLGYADQQSGNRRIAFFDGERLLAALFLAREPVAVARNWAVAQLTADHSDLRRRFAIIAGRPGADRPDPGATVCSCFSVGVNQIVTAVRSGCRSVEAIGNELKAGTNCGSCRAEIRGIINACVADAAE is encoded by the coding sequence ATGGGAGCAGAAGTCAAGACTACCTGTCCTTATTGCGGCGTCGGCTGCGGCGTGATCGCCAAAGTGGATGATACCGGCACCGTAACAGTGAAGGGCGACCCTGAGCATCCGGCCAATTTCGGCCGGCTCTGTTCCAAGGGTTCGGCGCTTGCCGAAACGATCGATCTCGATGGTCGCCTGTTCCATCCTGAAATCAAGGGCAGAGAGGCAGGCTGGGATGAGGCGCTCGATCTCGTCGCCAGCAGGTTTTCCGAGACCATTTCCGAACATGGCCCCGATTCCGTCGCCTTCTATGTCTCGGGTCAGCTTCTGACAGAAGACTATTACGTCGCCAACAAGCTGATGAAGGGCTTCATCGGCTCTGCCAATATCGACACCAATTCTCGCCTCTGCATGTCGTCCTCGGTCGCCGGTCATCGCCGCGCTTTCGGCTCGGATACGGTGCCCGGCCTCTATGAGGATCTGGAACTTGCCGATCTTGTCATACTCACGGGGTCCAACCTTGCCTGGTGCCATCCCGTCGTCTACCAGCGGCTGGCAGCCGCCAAGGCGACCCGACCGGGCCTGAAAATCGTCGTCATCGATCCTCGCCGGACGATGACCTGCGATATCGCCGATCTGCATCTGGCCATCCGTCCGGACGGTGACGTCGCACTCTTCATGGGACTGCTTGCCCATCTCGCGGCAAGTCCTGCTATCGACCAGAACTATATAGGTGCCTATACGGAAGGTTTTGGAGCGGCCTTCGCCGCTGCCGCCGCACTAACGGTAGACGACCTGCTTGAGCGCACCGGCCTGCCGGCCATGCAGGTGAGGGAATTCTTCCGCCTGTTCGAGACGACCGAGAAAGTTGTCACCTGCTACAGCCAAGGCGTCAATCAGTCCGCTTCCGGCACCGACAAGGTCAACGCCATCATCAATTGCCATCTCGCGACGGGGCGCATCGGCCGACCCGGCATGGGGCCGTTTTCGCTGACGGGGCAGCCGAATGCGATGGGCGGCCGCGAGGTCGGTGGCCTGGCCAATATGCTGGCTGCGCATATGGCGATCGAAAGCGCTGTTGATCGCGACCGGGTGCGGCGCTTCTGGAATCGGCCTGATATTGCCGCCAAGCCCGGCCTGAAGGCTGTCGATCTGTTTCGGGCCGTCGAGGAGGGCCGCGTCAAGGCGCTCTGGATCATGGCGACCAATCCGGTCGTATCCATGCCCGATGCCCGCCGCGTCGAGGCGGCGATTGCCGCCTGCCCCTTCGTGGTCGTTTCCGACATGTTGCGCGAGACCGATACGACGCGACACGCGCATGTGCTGCTACCCTCCCTCGGCTGGGGCGAGAAGGACGGAACGGTCACCAATTCGGAACGCCGCATATCGAGGCAACGCCCTTTCCTTGCTCTGCCGGGAGAGGCACGAGCCGACTGGTGGCAGATGGCAGAAGTCGGCCGCCGGATGGGCTTTGCCGCATTCGACTACAGGTCCCCGGCCGATATTTTCGCCGAGCACGCTGCACTCTCCGCCTTCGAGAATGACGGCAGCCGCGACTTCGATATCGGCGCCTATGCCAAGACGGAGCCGGCAGACTACAATGCGCTGAAGCCGTTCCAGTGGCCGCAGCCTTTCGGGGCACAGAAAAGAGAAACGCGGTTCTTCGCCAAGGGCGGTTTCTTCCATTCCGATCGCAAGGCGCGCTTTATTGCCGTCGAAGCGCCGGCAACCGATAGAACAGATTCGGCCTATCCCTTCACGTTGAATACCGGCCGCATCCGCGACCAGTGGCACACGATGACGCGGACGGGAAAGAGCGCGCGACTGTCATCCCATATCGCCGAGCCTTTCGCGGAAATCCATCCGCGCGATGCGATGGAACTCGGCGTGGCCGATGCCGCCCTCGTGCAGATCGAAAGCAGCCATGGCAAGGCGATTATCCGCGCCCTGGTGACCGACCGGCAGGCGCGCGGCAGCGTCTTCGTGCCGATGCACTGGAGCGACCAGAATTCGGCTGAAGCGCGAATCGGCGCCGTCGTCAAACCCGCAACGGACCCCGTTTCGGGTCAGCCCGCCTCGAAGAATGTTGCGGTTGCCGTCAGCCGCTATCGCGTTGCCGCTTATGGCTTCGCCGTCAGCCTGGCAAAGCCTGATGTGGCGGACGCGGATTATTGGGCACTCGCCAAGGCCGATGGCGGATGGCGCCTGGAGCTTGCATTCCATGACGGTATTGAAGACTGGACGGCCTGGTGCCGAAAAAGCTTCGCCATTGCCGACCATATCGAGCCCTTGGGTTATGCCGACCAGCAGTCCGGCAACCGGCGGATCGCCTTCTTCGACGGAGAGAGGCTGCTTGCCGCGCTCTTCCTTGCAAGAGAGCCGGTCGCCGTCGCACGCAACTGGGCGGTGGCGCAACTGACTGCTGATCACAGCGATCTGCGTCGCCGCTTTGCCATTATCGCCGGCCGGCCTGGCGCCGACAGGCCTGATCCGGGGGCGACGGTCTGTTCCTGCTTCAGCGTCGGCGTCAACCAGATCGTCACCGCCGTTCGCTCCGGCTGCCGTAGCGTCGAAGCGATCGGCAACGAGCTCAAAGCCGGCACCAATTGCGGCTCCTGCCGTGCCGAAATCAGGGGGATCATCAATGCCTGTGTTGCAGACGCTGCCGAATGA
- the cysG gene encoding siroheme synthase CysG — MPVLQTLPNDVADRAPARMAPLAKLPVFWSLAGQGVIVAGGSDACAWKAELLAACGARVEIYCEHLGEACATLVARGSPHPEGALIHCPMAWREDVFAGAALAIADCDEETEAHAFCDAARRAGVPVNVIDKPAFCQFQFGSIVNRSPVVVSISTDGAAPILAQAIRRRIETLLPTSLKSWAGLAQSLREEIAIRLKPGAARRAFWERFVDRAFGAEPTETSVRDLLSDMQRPAQMRPVGRVTLVGAGPGDAEYLTLKAVRALQAADVILFDDLVSDEVLELARREAKRLLVGKRGGRESCRQEDINEMMLTFAKAGKNVARLKSGDPMIFGRAGEEIAYLKKHNISVEVIPGITAASAMASRLGISLTHRDHAQSVQFVTGHSRHGNLPETIDWQAIADTRKTTIFYMGGRTAGAIQNRLIEAGLDARTPVVIVSSVANADERRWAGSLDGLSSAMAEIGLDRPVLIGVGEVFAACDLMAEADLPFVSQA, encoded by the coding sequence ATGCCTGTGTTGCAGACGCTGCCGAATGATGTTGCCGACCGGGCACCTGCCCGCATGGCGCCGCTCGCCAAACTGCCCGTCTTCTGGTCGCTTGCCGGACAAGGGGTGATCGTCGCCGGCGGCTCGGATGCCTGTGCCTGGAAGGCAGAATTGTTGGCTGCCTGCGGCGCCAGAGTCGAGATCTATTGCGAACATCTCGGCGAGGCATGCGCGACTCTCGTCGCGCGAGGTTCACCGCATCCGGAAGGCGCACTCATCCACTGTCCTATGGCATGGCGCGAGGACGTTTTTGCTGGTGCGGCGCTTGCCATAGCGGATTGCGATGAGGAGACCGAGGCTCACGCTTTCTGCGATGCTGCACGGCGAGCCGGCGTTCCTGTCAACGTGATCGACAAGCCGGCTTTCTGCCAGTTCCAATTCGGCTCCATCGTCAATCGCTCGCCCGTGGTGGTGTCGATCTCTACGGATGGCGCGGCCCCTATTCTCGCGCAGGCCATTCGCCGCCGCATCGAGACGCTGCTGCCGACATCCCTGAAATCGTGGGCGGGCCTTGCCCAGTCTCTCCGCGAGGAAATTGCTATTCGCTTGAAGCCCGGCGCAGCCCGCCGCGCCTTCTGGGAACGTTTTGTGGATCGTGCTTTCGGCGCTGAGCCGACAGAGACAAGCGTCCGCGATCTGCTGTCCGATATGCAAAGGCCGGCGCAGATGCGCCCCGTCGGACGGGTGACGCTTGTCGGCGCCGGTCCGGGCGACGCGGAGTATCTGACGCTGAAGGCGGTGCGGGCATTGCAGGCCGCCGATGTCATCCTGTTCGACGATCTCGTCTCGGACGAGGTTCTGGAACTCGCGCGGCGCGAAGCAAAGCGCCTGCTGGTCGGCAAACGCGGCGGGCGCGAAAGCTGCCGGCAGGAAGACATCAACGAGATGATGCTGACTTTCGCCAAGGCCGGCAAGAATGTTGCACGCTTGAAATCCGGCGATCCGATGATCTTCGGCCGCGCCGGCGAGGAGATCGCCTATCTGAAAAAGCACAATATTTCGGTCGAGGTCATCCCCGGCATCACGGCGGCGAGCGCCATGGCATCACGGCTCGGCATTTCCCTGACCCATCGCGATCATGCGCAGAGCGTGCAATTCGTCACCGGACATTCGCGCCATGGCAACCTGCCCGAGACGATCGACTGGCAGGCTATCGCAGACACAAGAAAAACGACGATCTTCTACATGGGTGGACGAACAGCCGGAGCAATCCAGAACAGGTTGATCGAGGCCGGGCTCGATGCAAGAACGCCTGTCGTCATCGTCAGCTCTGTTGCCAATGCCGACGAGCGGCGCTGGGCCGGCAGCCTGGACGGTCTTTCTTCGGCCATGGCGGAAATCGGCCTCGACCGGCCGGTACTGATCGGCGTCGGGGAGGTTTTCGCAGCTTGCGATTTGATGGCTGAAGCGGATCTGCCGTTCGTTTCCCAGGCTTAA
- the nirD gene encoding nitrite reductase small subunit NirD — translation MNWHPIGDISDIPLRGSRCVKTPQMNIAVFRTGEHEVYAIENRCPHKGGPLSEGIVHGNAVTCPLHNWVISLETGKALGADDGAVRTIPLRNEGGMLYIALESLVMAAE, via the coding sequence ATGAACTGGCACCCGATCGGCGACATTTCCGATATTCCGCTGCGCGGATCGCGCTGCGTGAAAACCCCGCAGATGAACATCGCCGTCTTCCGCACGGGCGAACACGAGGTCTATGCGATCGAAAATCGCTGCCCTCACAAAGGCGGCCCGCTCTCGGAAGGCATCGTGCACGGCAATGCCGTCACCTGCCCTCTGCACAACTGGGTGATCTCGCTGGAGACCGGTAAGGCGCTCGGTGCCGATGATGGTGCGGTGCGTACCATCCCGCTCAGGAACGAGGGCGGCATGCTCTATATCGCGCTCGAAAGCCTTGTCATGGCGGCGGAATGA
- the nirB gene encoding nitrite reductase large subunit NirB has protein sequence MTEKLVIIGNGMAPGRMLEHLFEQAPGRYEVTIFNAEPRVNYDRIMLSPVLSGEKDYEQIIIHGDGWYIKHGITLYKGHKIVNIDRVAKTVTSDHGVTESYDKLVIATGSVPFIIPVPGKDLRGVITYRDLDDVQAMLLAAQSREKAIVIGGGLLGLEAAAGLAQRGMDVTVLHVMPTLMERQLDPAAGYLLQKAVEDRGIKVICKANTKQIIGNGKVEGVELDNGTIIPATLVVMAVGIRPNVNLAKDAGLAVNRGIVVDAGMQTSDGDIYALGECAEVGGMVYGLVAPLYEMARVAAAHLSDDKKPAFAHSDTPTKLKVTGIELYSIGDFADGDDRQEIVLRDATAGIYKRLVLKDNRIIGTVLYGETSDGAWFNDLKKKAVDISEMRDTLIFGQAYQGGSPLDPMAAVAALPDDAEICGCNGVCKGKITSTITAKGLTSLDDVRAHTKASASCGSCTGLVEQLMSLTLGDAYNPKAVQPMCTCTELGHDDVRRLIKAKKLKTIPAVMQELEWKTSGGCAKCRPALNYYLVCDWPDEYADDYQSRFINERVHANIQKDGTYSVVPRMWGGVTSSGELRAIADVVDKFAIPMVKVTGGQRIDLLGVEKEDLPAVWADLGKAGFISGQAYAKGLRTVKTCVGSDWCRFGTQDSTGLGIRIEKFMWGSWTPAKLKMAVSGCPRNCAEATCKDIGVICVDSGFEIHFAGAAGLDIKGTEVLGLVRTEDEALEHIVALTQMYREQGRYLERIYKWAKRIGLDEIRRQIMEDHDKRKAYYERFVFSQKFAQVDPWSERVSGKDKHEFRPMATIGFSQAAE, from the coding sequence ATGACAGAAAAACTCGTTATCATCGGCAATGGCATGGCGCCTGGGCGCATGCTGGAGCACCTCTTCGAACAGGCGCCCGGACGCTACGAGGTTACGATCTTCAACGCCGAGCCACGCGTCAATTACGATCGCATCATGCTGTCGCCAGTGCTTTCTGGAGAAAAGGACTACGAGCAGATCATCATTCACGGTGATGGCTGGTACATCAAGCACGGCATAACGCTCTACAAGGGTCACAAGATCGTTAACATCGATCGCGTCGCCAAGACCGTCACCTCCGACCACGGCGTCACCGAGAGCTACGACAAGCTCGTCATCGCGACAGGCTCGGTACCCTTCATCATTCCGGTGCCCGGAAAGGATCTTCGCGGCGTCATCACCTACCGCGACCTCGACGACGTGCAGGCCATGCTGCTTGCAGCCCAATCGCGCGAAAAGGCCATCGTCATCGGCGGCGGTCTCCTCGGGCTCGAAGCAGCCGCCGGTCTCGCCCAGCGCGGCATGGATGTCACTGTGCTGCACGTCATGCCGACGCTGATGGAGCGCCAGCTCGATCCCGCCGCCGGCTACCTCTTACAGAAGGCTGTCGAGGACCGCGGCATCAAGGTTATCTGCAAAGCCAACACCAAACAGATCATCGGCAACGGCAAGGTGGAAGGCGTCGAGCTCGACAACGGCACGATCATCCCTGCCACGCTTGTCGTCATGGCCGTCGGCATTCGCCCGAACGTCAATCTCGCCAAGGACGCCGGGCTCGCCGTCAATCGCGGCATTGTCGTCGATGCCGGCATGCAGACCTCGGACGGCGATATCTACGCGCTCGGCGAATGCGCCGAGGTGGGCGGCATGGTCTATGGCCTCGTCGCGCCGCTCTACGAGATGGCCCGTGTCGCCGCCGCCCATCTGTCCGACGATAAGAAGCCGGCCTTTGCGCATTCCGACACGCCGACGAAGCTCAAGGTTACCGGTATCGAACTCTACTCGATCGGCGATTTCGCCGACGGCGACGACCGGCAGGAAATCGTGCTGCGCGATGCGACTGCGGGGATCTACAAGCGCCTTGTGCTGAAAGACAACCGCATCATCGGTACGGTGCTTTATGGCGAGACCTCCGACGGCGCCTGGTTCAATGACCTCAAGAAAAAGGCGGTCGACATCTCCGAGATGCGCGACACTCTGATCTTCGGCCAGGCCTATCAGGGAGGGTCCCCATTGGACCCTATGGCGGCCGTTGCAGCCTTGCCGGATGATGCGGAAATCTGCGGCTGCAACGGCGTCTGCAAGGGCAAAATCACTTCAACGATCACGGCCAAGGGGCTGACATCGCTCGATGATGTGCGCGCCCATACGAAGGCATCGGCCTCCTGCGGCTCCTGCACCGGCCTTGTCGAACAGCTCATGTCCTTGACGCTGGGGGATGCCTATAACCCAAAAGCCGTGCAGCCGATGTGCACCTGCACCGAGCTCGGCCATGATGACGTGCGCCGCCTCATCAAGGCAAAGAAGCTGAAGACCATTCCCGCCGTCATGCAGGAGCTGGAATGGAAGACATCGGGCGGCTGCGCCAAATGTCGCCCGGCGCTCAATTACTACCTCGTCTGCGACTGGCCGGATGAATATGCCGACGACTACCAGTCGCGTTTCATCAATGAACGCGTCCACGCCAACATCCAGAAGGATGGTACCTATTCCGTCGTGCCGCGCATGTGGGGCGGCGTGACCAGCTCCGGCGAACTGCGCGCCATCGCCGATGTCGTCGACAAGTTCGCAATCCCGATGGTCAAGGTCACCGGCGGCCAGCGCATCGATCTGCTCGGCGTCGAAAAGGAAGACCTTCCGGCAGTCTGGGCCGATCTTGGCAAGGCCGGCTTCATCTCGGGCCAGGCCTATGCCAAGGGCCTGCGCACGGTGAAGACCTGCGTCGGCTCCGACTGGTGCCGCTTCGGAACGCAGGATTCCACGGGTCTCGGCATCCGCATCGAGAAATTCATGTGGGGCTCCTGGACACCGGCAAAGCTGAAGATGGCAGTGTCAGGATGTCCGCGGAACTGCGCCGAGGCCACCTGCAAGGATATCGGCGTGATCTGCGTGGATTCCGGCTTCGAGATCCATTTCGCCGGAGCTGCGGGCCTCGACATCAAGGGCACGGAGGTGCTCGGCCTGGTGAGGACCGAGGACGAGGCGCTCGAACATATCGTGGCGCTGACGCAGATGTACCGCGAACAGGGCCGCTATCTCGAGCGCATCTATAAATGGGCCAAGCGCATCGGCCTCGACGAGATCCGCCGGCAGATCATGGAGGATCACGACAAGCGCAAGGCCTATTACGAACGCTTCGTCTTTTCCCAGAAATTCGCTCAGGTCGACCCCTGGTCGGAACGCGTCTCCGGCAAGGACAAGCACGAATTCCGGCCGATGGCGACCATCGGTTTCAGTCAGGCAGCCGAGTGA